The window TTCAATTGGAATTGgaagtcatcactttagaaacacttTTTAGTCCATTCATcagtttgtatctcaatttctagttttttttttgttaaccaaggtgtccgtgCTAGCTTACGTGCACCTCAACTAATCCTTGGGCCGGGGAGACTAGCTTAGCAACCCACCACCActgtctccacttaaattggaGATGCACAAATGGAGAATCGAACTTGGGACCATGCGCCTATCCACATAAtctccaattcgccctaaccatctgggcaacccacggatgggtttttttttttttttttaggattcaTGAATTAAAATAAAGTTGATATCATAAGACATGTAGCCCTTTGAGTTACGTTCACATTGGCAAAAGAATCAGGTGCATCGgagttcgggagagagagatatgatcaaTTATATAGCCATTGAGTTAAGCAAGTCCAATGTcttaaaaaaaagttaaaaaagaaaaaaatagaaacggaaaAATTACTTAGGACACTCCATGTGCCCGATTGCTTGACAccccaaaaatttgaaaaagttACTTGAACCACGCTTGCATTTAAGATTTATTAGAATTATCCCCTCTCCATTAGCCACTCTCCGTTTAGTGATAACATCATAGGTGAGAAAATTCAAAATGCTCAAATGTTCAAAATACCCTTCAATGGTATTAAGGATTAACCTAAAGGGAAAATCTTAAATACCCAAACCTATGAAGTTAAAATGAACAACGTACCCTTAAAAGGTGTTAACCTAAAAAAGCCCAAATCGATTCACCTCTGCAACTCCCAAGCAGGTGTGATGCATCACCGCCGTGACATAACACCAGTCCATCACACCACCCTTTCCCACTACGCATAGCCtaccactgccactgccactgccactgccactgtCACTGCTATCTCTGCCCATCTGCATATCACCCGTTTTAGTGAAATTAAATTGCAAAGAAGTCGGAAAAAGTAACACAGAAAATTTGGAGTACCTTTTCCTTCTCTGTGAGATCAAAAGCTCTTTGAAAGATCCAAGATTAAGCAGTTGGTTGAAGAGACCTCGGCCAATGAcatatttagggttttgttgaaattttgtttcttctctagATTTATGTTGTTCTTTATGGGCTTCAGCATATTTAAGTGAACAAGCTAGGGAAAAGGTAGTTCCCTCTTCGGATTCATGCAGTTTTTAGTGAATCCATTTGCTCTTCTCTACTCTTCGCCTTTGCCTCTTCCTCTAGCTCTAGCATAAGTTTTCTTTCTTACTAACCTAGATCTAATCCCAGTTTGGAGGCAAAATTCATATTAATCTTACTGAAATTCCTCCAAGAGTAGATTGTTTTGGATAGGATTCCTTAGTTATAAATCGTTCTTTTGACTGAAGTTAATTTTAGGGAGGAGGATTTGTTGGATTTAGAtatatgggctaaattaattattcgagtcaattaaatgggtgagaatcAAGTTGCATGAACCAGTTCGGTCTACTCTCAAATTTAGGGATATGCTAGCCCAACctattatggtttaggattttttgtgcatgacagtattataaatactaggttttgggtccctacaaccattattcactcttctccactttaccactaaagtgaaaGAACCAAGGAAGTTTAaagggctgtagaagatccatagccaagccaagagaacgaaagtgggagtgaccaacatcgaTGGCTTTCAGCATACAAGGTGAAAAGTCAACATATTCTATGTTTTGATCcaaacatttgttttaatttgatatcgTGTTCTAGTTGTTTGTATGGGAATCAATTAGAGTTTGATGTGAAACCTTAAATagatctaacaagtggtatcagagccaaccacATGAGACAagaatcgatcctccataattttataattttattagattcatgtttttgtttctctATGTGGCTTCGTCAACTAGGATTTCggactcaaacccatagggagatCTAACAGGATTCACTTCTTGAAATTTGGAGCGTCCAAAGTTGGGACGTTATACCTTGGGATTCACTCCGTCTTCTCCTTTCCCTTCAAACTCCACTTGATAGTCCGCTCTTCCCACTCTTTGGTTCAGAGAACCCTCTCTTTTCATTATAACTTGGCCCAAGTGTGATAATTAGGTTTGCGATAGGCGgttggtattttttttaatggccaGGAGAAGTATGTCAATTAGTTCCCCTTCAATTAATCATAAACCTAACCACTAATAGAAAATGAGAAGAAGCAAGTTGGGTACGGGTCATCGGGCTTGTCTAGCCCAACTCGGATGCCTTACATCTTACACACCAGAATTCAGGTTGGGCTAGATGGGTCAGGTCATCTGAAGGGGCCTCAACCAATTTCAAAAGTCAACTCAAACCAAGGAGTTCGGATGAGATTCACATACAAAAACCATTCTCGTATGCTCCTTAGTCCTTACATGTAATCTACttattctttctccctttaGCATAAGGCTGTCTCCTGATTAAGTGGATTACATGCAAGTACCAAGGAGCATACGCGAATGGTTTGGGAACCTGATCCTTGCCAGTTCCAAACTTGGCCACGAAGAGACCTTAAAACAATGAGGATCGCCAAATCACAAGTGGTGGCACGCACATCTCTCCCTTTGATCCTAAGAAGTAGCTCAGCTCCCCCTcataattttctctctcaataGTATAAATTAAACCCCCACATCTCTGCCATTCTCAACACACaaagaaacaataaaacaaataattggGTCTTTGTGTTGTTAGAAATAAAGAATAAGATGGCAAAGGGAGCAGCGTTCTTTGTTCTGGTGTTGGCATTGGCCTTTGTGTTTCTAATGGACTCAGCTTACTCGGATGACTCGGCATACGAGGCAGGGAGAAAAGTTAAGGAGACAGCACACGACTTGAAACACAAGACTGAGGACTTCTtcaagttgtttttttttttcttatcatttcctattttttagCTGTAATCAAGTTTAAATGTTTTTTGTCCTAACTCCTGGGTTTGTTTGGCATTTTCGTGTTTTTTCAGAGGAATTTTTGGTAGGTTGGCGAAAAACCACCATCACCATGACCACGCTCATGCTCATGATCACGCTCATGCTCATGCTCATGCTCATGCTCATGCTCATTCACATGTTCATGCTCATGGTCCAGCAACAGCAGTATCAGTACCAGTACCAGCACCAGCAGAGACCCCTAAAGCAGCGAAAGCTGAAGCTCCCAGCCATGTCTAGAGAGCCCAAGGGGTTGCATAAGG is drawn from Macadamia integrifolia cultivar HAES 741 chromosome 7, SCU_Mint_v3, whole genome shotgun sequence and contains these coding sequences:
- the LOC122084405 gene encoding urease accessory protein UreG-like is translated as MAKGAAFFVLVLALAFVFLMDSAYSDDSAYEAGRKVKETAHDLKHKTEDFFKGIFGRLAKNHHHHDHAHAHDHAHAHAHAHAHAHSHVHAHGPATAVSVPVPAPAETPKAAKAEAPSHV